In the Acidovorax sp. A79 genome, one interval contains:
- a CDS encoding MFS transporter → MNRPIDGLKGRTSLVLCHCAGMIDIVALPVWVGIVLIGQYGLDPQRAGMLATLFLAAVVLSSLFISPRVHLVEGTAFVPASFGVAAIAFFALSTTKDYGTMAVLHALGGLAVGCGLSITHSTVGASANPHRLIAIAFTALSVLSFGFLGGVPQLVSAKGGSVLFVVLGSIMLVAALFALIGFPVKESVPVLNNRPGAHTPLSRGVWFAMVGTSLMTLSHSMMLSYMERVGDAHGFSKHLVLSVLLAVGIVNLFPGPLAAIFERKISARAVMIAGPALQGILGLMLTQSSQFETYAFASAVFPAVMIFTHTFVFAFLAHHDSSTRAVAATPVITMTGSAIGPMLGGVVAHNFGYTNIGWTVAAVATIGVLCFLQAARGTDHSGSTADAAA, encoded by the coding sequence ATGAACAGACCTATTGATGGCCTCAAAGGCCGAACCTCTCTTGTGTTGTGCCACTGCGCCGGCATGATCGATATCGTGGCGCTACCGGTATGGGTAGGTATCGTGCTGATCGGTCAGTATGGGCTTGATCCGCAACGCGCCGGCATGCTTGCCACGCTCTTTCTGGCGGCAGTCGTTCTCAGCAGCCTGTTTATTTCGCCCCGAGTCCACCTCGTTGAAGGAACGGCATTCGTGCCGGCTTCCTTTGGCGTCGCCGCCATTGCTTTCTTCGCGCTGTCTACTACCAAAGACTATGGAACGATGGCAGTGCTACACGCCCTCGGTGGGCTTGCGGTCGGTTGCGGTCTGTCGATTACTCACTCGACAGTGGGAGCCAGCGCGAATCCTCATCGGCTGATCGCCATTGCTTTCACCGCACTGAGCGTGTTGTCGTTCGGTTTTCTTGGGGGAGTACCGCAACTCGTGAGTGCGAAGGGAGGCTCCGTGCTGTTCGTGGTGCTTGGCTCAATCATGCTGGTGGCTGCGCTGTTTGCACTTATCGGCTTTCCCGTCAAGGAAAGCGTCCCCGTTCTGAACAACCGGCCGGGCGCACATACTCCGCTCTCACGCGGTGTATGGTTCGCAATGGTCGGTACGAGTCTCATGACTCTGAGCCATTCCATGATGCTCAGCTACATGGAGCGAGTTGGCGACGCGCACGGTTTCAGCAAGCATCTCGTCCTGAGCGTGCTGCTCGCCGTAGGCATCGTGAACTTGTTCCCGGGTCCGCTTGCGGCTATTTTTGAGCGAAAGATATCTGCTCGCGCGGTGATGATCGCCGGGCCTGCATTGCAGGGCATCCTGGGATTGATGCTCACCCAGTCGTCTCAGTTCGAGACATACGCCTTCGCGTCGGCGGTCTTCCCCGCAGTGATGATCTTTACCCACACTTTCGTGTTTGCCTTTCTGGCCCACCATGACTCCTCTACCCGAGCAGTCGCGGCAACTCCTGTCATCACGATGACTGGCTCTGCCATTGGTCCGATGCTGGGGGGGGTTGTTGCCCACAATTTTGGCTACACAAACATCGGCTGGACCGTTGCGGCCGTGGCGACGATTGGAGTGCTTTGCTTCTTGCAGGCAGCGCGAGGGACGGACCACAGCGGAAGCACGGCAGACGCTGCGGCTTGA
- a CDS encoding cupin domain-containing protein, with the protein MNTEATIESQREKAPARLRQVRRIITGENAHGKSVFVSDGPAPNHTSDPSLPLAHVLWATGEAAAPGNEPAPAGHAFAFHSKGGSLLRVVDFPPDENYDTSGLTRFLDEHGVRDTGSARHFWFHKTQSLDYAIVLEGEIYALMDEGETLMRPGDILVQRATNHSWSNRSGKSCRMAFVLLDVEPGAKI; encoded by the coding sequence GTGAATACTGAAGCCACTATTGAAAGCCAGCGAGAAAAGGCACCTGCACGCCTGCGACAGGTGCGCCGGATCATCACGGGTGAGAATGCACACGGAAAATCCGTCTTCGTGTCGGATGGACCGGCGCCGAACCACACAAGCGATCCAAGCCTTCCGTTGGCACATGTACTGTGGGCGACCGGAGAGGCCGCGGCCCCCGGAAACGAACCAGCGCCAGCCGGCCATGCGTTCGCGTTCCATTCGAAGGGAGGATCGCTGCTGCGCGTGGTCGACTTCCCGCCGGACGAAAACTATGACACTTCCGGGTTGACACGCTTTCTCGACGAACATGGCGTGCGTGATACAGGTAGTGCCCGGCATTTTTGGTTTCACAAGACGCAATCGCTAGACTACGCCATCGTGCTGGAGGGCGAGATCTATGCACTGATGGACGAGGGCGAGACACTGATGCGGCCGGGTGACATTCTGGTCCAGCGAGCCACCAATCACAGTTGGTCGAACCGCTCCGGGAAGTCTTGCCGAATGGCCTTTGTGTTGCTGGATGTGGAGCCTGGCGCGAAGATCTGA
- a CDS encoding TetR/AcrR family transcriptional regulator: MAILDATLKLLDTTSLQQISIESIAREAGVGKATIYRWWNSKAAVVIDAFLHTHLSHTPMTKGGSPREALNRHIHLLVGEYSGWSGRIVAQIMAEGQGDPDVLREFRERFWYGRRAVVREVVEDARRRGEFRSDMDTELQMDILYAPIYFRLLMGHLPLDTKFADTHCTAILQMLAPPEAEAVAAPARRRKAS, translated from the coding sequence GTGGCGATCCTGGACGCGACGCTGAAGCTGTTGGATACGACCTCGCTGCAGCAGATTTCTATCGAATCCATTGCCCGCGAGGCCGGTGTCGGCAAGGCGACTATCTACCGTTGGTGGAATTCCAAAGCAGCGGTGGTCATCGATGCATTCCTTCACACCCATTTAAGCCACACGCCGATGACGAAGGGTGGCAGCCCCCGCGAGGCCTTAAACCGCCATATCCATTTGCTGGTCGGAGAGTACAGCGGCTGGTCGGGGCGAATCGTCGCCCAGATCATGGCGGAGGGACAGGGAGATCCAGATGTATTACGTGAGTTTCGTGAGCGCTTCTGGTACGGACGGCGCGCGGTTGTGCGCGAAGTGGTCGAAGATGCGCGGCGCCGCGGCGAATTCCGCAGTGACATGGACACGGAGTTGCAGATGGATATTCTCTACGCGCCCATCTATTTTCGTCTGCTGATGGGGCATCTTCCCCTGGACACGAAGTTTGCGGACACGCATTGCACGGCCATTCTGCAAATGCTGGCACCGCCCGAAGCAGAAGCCGTTGCGGCACCAGCGCGGCGGCGCAAAGCTAGCTGA
- a CDS encoding ABC transporter substrate-binding protein, whose amino-acid sequence MAIVADAWKLTADVALNAERNFSSDAQFEALASGRVDAVVTAMDNVMDWNQRAGPQDLRLVAQLESTTPLTLVGRTGCTWPEGLRGATILVDAPRNGFIVALRAMLAERGLGPDSYALEPVGGVKERFDALVAGRGDATLLGPPFDSIALQSGLSYIASVQERYPTFPGQGLVVSAEALPRLHPALSTWLEVLNRARKRMVSSPDAARQALVLAGFPVPVVDVMLKVIPRSLCPDRAGVELLIRHRREVELPGADTTYEELVNFSVLPQT is encoded by the coding sequence TTGGCCATCGTTGCCGATGCTTGGAAGCTAACGGCGGACGTTGCGCTTAACGCCGAGCGCAACTTCTCATCCGATGCACAATTCGAGGCCCTTGCTAGTGGACGGGTAGACGCCGTTGTTACGGCAATGGACAACGTAATGGACTGGAATCAGCGCGCGGGGCCGCAAGACCTGCGCCTCGTTGCGCAGCTCGAAAGCACGACACCGTTGACGCTGGTAGGGCGCACGGGCTGCACTTGGCCCGAAGGCCTTAGAGGTGCCACCATCCTTGTGGATGCGCCTCGCAACGGCTTCATCGTGGCCTTGAGGGCCATGCTGGCCGAGAGAGGTTTGGGGCCGGACTCCTATGCGCTGGAGCCGGTCGGCGGCGTCAAGGAACGGTTTGATGCGCTGGTGGCAGGCCGCGGGGATGCGACCCTGCTTGGCCCCCCTTTCGACTCAATTGCCTTGCAGTCGGGTCTCAGCTACATCGCTAGCGTGCAAGAGCGCTATCCCACGTTTCCGGGTCAGGGATTGGTCGTGAGTGCTGAGGCGCTGCCGCGGCTGCATCCTGCGCTGTCCACTTGGCTGGAAGTATTGAACAGGGCCCGCAAGCGGATGGTCAGTAGTCCCGACGCAGCGCGGCAAGCTCTGGTGCTAGCAGGTTTCCCTGTACCGGTTGTGGACGTCATGCTGAAGGTGATTCCGAGATCGCTGTGCCCCGACCGCGCTGGCGTGGAGCTACTAATCAGGCACCGCAGGGAGGTCGAGTTGCCTGGAGCGGACACCACATATGAGGAGCTAGTCAACTTTTCTGTTCTGCCCCAGACCTGA
- a CDS encoding fumarylacetoacetate hydrolase family protein — protein sequence MKLGRFVVQGLDGPVKRICMVLPEQSRIIDLRAAEALRQQSRGASREAALRYASAVFPESMSAAIALGQEFLETAAQAAHTYGDDASMPFEGLSWAAACDPSVVRDGLTFVKHIRQFHERMKLTPAPALLQVPGYFKGSPWTVIGHEAEVPWPAQAGRMDYELEIGWVIGRGAHNITPETARSHLFGVTIFNDFSARDLQANEFAIGMGPTKSKDFAYGIGPWITTIDEFPRLDNIRMAVRVNGDTWGEGDTSEMLWSVDELVAYVSLGDHVQPGDVIGSGTMGNGSALELGRSLEPGDVVELEVEGVGVLRNRMGQRQEGTWWPTQRAPFM from the coding sequence GTGAAACTCGGAAGATTTGTGGTTCAGGGCCTCGATGGCCCGGTCAAGCGCATCTGCATGGTCCTGCCAGAGCAATCCCGCATCATCGACCTGCGTGCAGCGGAAGCCCTGCGCCAGCAGTCAAGGGGGGCCAGCCGTGAGGCGGCCTTGCGCTACGCCTCCGCTGTGTTCCCCGAAAGTATGTCGGCCGCAATCGCCCTGGGGCAAGAATTCCTGGAAACGGCTGCGCAAGCCGCGCACACGTATGGGGATGACGCCTCTATGCCGTTCGAAGGCCTATCTTGGGCCGCGGCATGTGACCCTTCCGTCGTGCGCGACGGTCTCACGTTCGTCAAGCACATCCGCCAGTTCCATGAACGCATGAAGCTGACACCTGCCCCTGCACTGCTGCAGGTGCCAGGCTACTTCAAGGGTTCTCCGTGGACGGTGATTGGGCACGAGGCTGAAGTGCCGTGGCCAGCACAAGCCGGACGGATGGACTACGAACTCGAAATTGGTTGGGTCATTGGCCGCGGCGCGCACAACATCACGCCCGAAACTGCCCGGTCGCACTTGTTCGGCGTCACGATCTTCAACGACTTCTCTGCCCGCGATCTGCAGGCCAACGAGTTTGCGATTGGCATGGGTCCGACCAAGAGCAAGGACTTTGCATACGGTATCGGGCCCTGGATCACCACGATTGACGAGTTTCCGCGTCTGGACAACATCCGCATGGCCGTGCGAGTGAACGGCGACACCTGGGGTGAAGGCGACACTTCGGAGATGCTCTGGAGCGTTGACGAACTGGTTGCCTATGTATCTCTGGGCGACCACGTGCAGCCAGGGGACGTGATCGGCTCTGGCACCATGGGCAACGGGTCGGCACTGGAATTGGGGCGCAGCCTCGAACCAGGAGATGTGGTCGAGTTAGAAGTCGAGGGCGTTGGAGTTCTGCGCAATCGCATGGGACAGCGTCAAGAGGGCACTTGGTGGCCTACGCAACGCGCACCCTTCATGTGA
- a CDS encoding PaaI family thioesterase produces MASHYMSGETTSDNPTRAYISEVVTSGRGSLPLDINPALVSLSAQLVEARDGELVLRFTAPHSTTQGNGVVGGGAIASMLDLGMAMAVLSQLKPGFTCSTINLNVNLQASGKEGDFIAEAGVDKVGRRVAFAYAKLYDADRSRIIASATSSLAVIAAQP; encoded by the coding sequence ATGGCATCGCATTACATGTCTGGGGAAACAACAAGCGACAACCCTACCCGTGCGTACATCTCAGAGGTCGTTACTTCAGGGCGTGGCAGCCTTCCCTTGGATATCAACCCAGCCTTGGTCAGTCTGTCTGCTCAGCTCGTCGAAGCACGGGATGGGGAACTTGTCCTTCGGTTTACCGCACCGCACAGTACGACACAGGGGAACGGGGTGGTTGGTGGTGGTGCAATCGCCAGTATGTTGGACCTTGGCATGGCCATGGCTGTGCTCTCGCAGTTGAAGCCCGGATTCACTTGCTCGACTATCAACTTGAATGTGAACTTGCAAGCATCGGGCAAGGAAGGCGACTTCATTGCCGAAGCAGGGGTAGACAAAGTGGGGAGACGCGTCGCATTTGCCTATGCAAAACTTTATGACGCGGATCGCTCCCGAATCATCGCAAGCGCTACTTCCTCACTCGCCGTAATTGCAGCACAACCCTGA
- a CDS encoding FAD-dependent monooxygenase → MAKTKRVLVVGSGIGGATAAYTLRRAGLEVHCIDTKLSTPATGAGICLLHNTMRALAMVGLAEQCQESGLAFQVFKQHDAKGQLLVSNPAPPGCGMRRPELARILEGAAESAGAVLEKGLTVSDLVDRGQEVEVTLSDGRQMTYDLVVAADGAYSKLRDRVFGPEHKTRFAGQSAWRFNAPRPPEVDGFCLYRSADGRRTVGAIPTSKETCYLFFLESSKEHLHMPNDQLHVLLRERLEGFSAPVIQDSLAQVSGPDQVVFRPFDITLVPPPWHRGRVVLLGDAAHSPTPQMTSGGGMAIEDAVVLAESIATSAGIPDALAAYSTRRFERVKTVYDASLQLCKYEQDPVPQPQQAAALLLQTYQYLGQPM, encoded by the coding sequence ATGGCAAAGACAAAAAGAGTTCTCGTAGTGGGTAGCGGCATCGGTGGCGCAACGGCAGCCTACACATTGCGGCGTGCGGGGCTTGAGGTGCATTGCATTGACACCAAGCTTTCGACGCCCGCCACTGGGGCAGGCATCTGCCTGTTGCACAACACCATGCGGGCTCTCGCTATGGTCGGTCTCGCCGAGCAATGCCAGGAAAGCGGCCTCGCATTTCAGGTTTTCAAGCAGCACGACGCCAAGGGGCAACTGCTGGTATCCAACCCGGCACCTCCTGGATGTGGCATGCGCCGTCCGGAACTTGCGCGCATTCTCGAAGGTGCCGCAGAGTCCGCAGGCGCTGTGCTGGAAAAGGGTCTGACTGTCAGCGACCTCGTCGATCGCGGGCAAGAGGTAGAAGTGACACTGTCGGATGGTCGTCAAATGACGTACGACTTGGTCGTTGCCGCAGACGGCGCCTATTCCAAGTTGCGTGACAGAGTGTTCGGTCCCGAGCACAAGACCCGATTTGCAGGCCAGAGCGCGTGGCGATTCAACGCCCCGCGCCCTCCCGAAGTGGATGGATTCTGTCTGTACCGGTCCGCAGATGGAAGGCGCACGGTCGGTGCAATCCCAACTTCCAAGGAAACCTGTTACCTGTTCTTCCTGGAGAGCAGTAAGGAACATTTGCACATGCCAAACGATCAGCTCCATGTGCTTTTGCGCGAGCGGCTGGAGGGCTTCAGTGCGCCCGTGATCCAGGATTCGCTCGCACAGGTTTCAGGGCCGGACCAGGTTGTGTTCCGGCCCTTTGATATCACACTGGTCCCGCCGCCATGGCACCGAGGGCGCGTGGTTTTGCTGGGTGACGCCGCGCATTCCCCAACGCCTCAGATGACATCGGGTGGCGGCATGGCTATCGAAGATGCGGTGGTTCTTGCTGAATCCATCGCCACCAGCGCAGGTATCCCGGACGCGCTGGCGGCTTATTCGACGCGACGCTTCGAGCGTGTCAAGACAGTTTACGACGCGTCGCTGCAGCTTTGTAAGTATGAGCAGGATCCTGTGCCCCAGCCGCAGCAGGCGGCGGCGCTGCTACTGCAGACCTACCAGTACCTGGGTCAACCGATGTGA
- a CDS encoding Rieske (2Fe-2S) protein — MPQLRLCHVEELPEGSARGFGIVSPGRDRMFLVKHQGVLHGYLNDCPHWPGSPMAWRRDAYLNPDATRIVCSGHGAEFDITSGRCTLGPCLDQFLAPVDLEIDHEGIVHAYLPDTQVGPHARG, encoded by the coding sequence ATGCCTCAATTGCGCCTGTGCCACGTCGAAGAACTGCCGGAAGGGTCGGCTCGAGGGTTCGGGATCGTGAGCCCTGGCCGTGACCGGATGTTTCTGGTGAAACACCAGGGTGTGTTGCACGGGTACCTGAATGATTGCCCTCATTGGCCCGGCAGTCCGATGGCGTGGCGCCGCGATGCATATCTGAATCCCGATGCCACCCGCATCGTCTGCAGCGGGCATGGTGCGGAGTTCGACATTACATCTGGCCGCTGCACACTGGGGCCGTGCCTGGACCAGTTTCTCGCCCCCGTCGATTTGGAGATCGATCACGAAGGCATTGTCCACGCCTACCTGCCTGACACGCAGGTAGGCCCTCATGCGCGGGGCTGA
- a CDS encoding methyl-accepting chemotaxis protein, producing the protein MAVAIAVVALGMLLAALLVRSITRPLDRAVVLAEAISGGDLTQDIHDDRNDELGVLTRALSGMATRLRTVVSAVRVGVDSVSSASIQIANGNHDLSARTEQTASNLEETAASMEELTATVSQSADTARQANQLAGTAAQAAARGGEVVGQVVTSMQQITDSSRKISDIIGVIDGIAFQTNILALNAAVEAARAGEQGRGFAVVASEVRSLAGRSAEAAKEIKNLISASVENVESGSAQVAQAGQTMGEIVASVQRVSDLIGEITASSSEQRDGIAQVNQAVTHLDQMTQQNAALVEESTAAAASMRDQAQRLAEVVAVFNVGGIVASTT; encoded by the coding sequence GTGGCGGTCGCCATAGCCGTGGTGGCGCTGGGCATGTTGCTGGCGGCCCTGCTGGTGCGCTCCATCACTCGTCCGCTGGATCGGGCGGTGGTCTTAGCCGAGGCCATTTCAGGCGGCGACCTCACGCAGGACATCCACGACGACCGCAACGACGAACTGGGCGTGCTCACGCGGGCCCTGTCTGGCATGGCCACGCGGCTGCGAACGGTGGTGAGCGCGGTGCGGGTGGGTGTGGATTCAGTCTCGTCGGCTTCGATCCAGATCGCCAACGGCAACCACGACCTGTCGGCCCGCACCGAGCAGACCGCCTCGAACCTGGAGGAAACGGCCGCCAGCATGGAGGAACTCACGGCCACGGTGAGCCAATCGGCGGACACGGCACGCCAGGCCAACCAGCTCGCGGGCACGGCGGCCCAGGCGGCGGCACGCGGCGGCGAAGTGGTGGGCCAGGTGGTCACCAGCATGCAGCAGATCACCGACAGCTCGCGCAAGATCAGCGACATCATCGGCGTGATCGATGGCATCGCCTTTCAGACCAACATCCTGGCGCTGAACGCCGCCGTGGAAGCCGCCCGGGCGGGCGAACAGGGCCGGGGCTTTGCCGTGGTGGCCAGCGAGGTGCGCAGCCTGGCCGGGCGCAGCGCCGAGGCCGCCAAGGAGATCAAGAACCTGATCAGCGCCTCGGTCGAAAACGTCGAGTCGGGCTCTGCCCAGGTCGCGCAGGCGGGCCAGACCATGGGCGAGATCGTGGCCAGCGTGCAGCGCGTGAGCGACCTCATCGGCGAAATCACGGCATCCTCCTCCGAGCAGCGCGACGGGATTGCCCAGGTCAACCAGGCCGTGACGCACCTCGACCAGATGACGCAGCAGAACGCGGCACTGGTGGAAGAGTCCACCGCCGCCGCAGCCTCGATGCGCGACCAGGCCCAGCGGCTGGCCGAGGTGGTGGCGGTGTTCAATGTGGGTGGGATCGTCGCTAGTACAACGTAG
- a CDS encoding VOC family protein — translation MNIIGPEELVFGVTDVAAGERFLADYGLLPQGQGRFEALDGTAVIVLAADAPSLPSRTLDTANMLRKTVYGVADSNTLEAIADELGRDREVKRLPDGSLECVDDVGFVLGFKVTQRRPVALPAERVNAPGDPNRPVNTPTSPASGPGLQPRPRTLSHVVYFVPDIERAEAFYTQRLGFRVSDRFIGMGPFLRPAGTIDHHTLFFIKTPAHMQGCEHFTFHMGGPGEVMTAGWEFAKKGYQSYWGPGRHRFGSNWFWYFNTPFGCHIEYDADMDLHDDNWVPREAMAATDLSQIFLFDWREKWAPGGPPTGAA, via the coding sequence ATGAACATCATCGGACCCGAAGAACTTGTATTTGGCGTTACGGACGTTGCTGCTGGCGAGCGGTTTCTCGCTGACTATGGCCTTCTCCCACAAGGGCAGGGGCGCTTCGAAGCCCTGGACGGCACGGCCGTCATCGTCTTGGCTGCCGACGCCCCCTCGCTGCCGAGCAGGACACTGGACACGGCAAATATGCTGCGAAAGACAGTCTACGGTGTCGCCGACTCGAATACCCTAGAGGCCATCGCAGATGAGCTTGGGCGCGACCGAGAAGTAAAGCGACTGCCCGATGGCTCGTTGGAATGCGTCGATGATGTCGGGTTCGTTCTCGGCTTCAAGGTCACACAGCGGCGGCCGGTCGCTCTCCCGGCGGAGCGGGTCAACGCCCCTGGCGATCCCAATCGCCCCGTCAACACACCCACCTCGCCTGCGTCGGGGCCCGGATTGCAGCCGCGGCCGCGGACATTGTCCCATGTGGTGTACTTCGTCCCGGACATCGAACGGGCCGAGGCGTTCTACACGCAACGCCTCGGTTTCCGTGTCAGCGACCGCTTCATCGGCATGGGGCCCTTTCTGCGGCCTGCCGGCACCATCGACCATCACACCCTGTTCTTCATCAAGACGCCTGCCCACATGCAGGGTTGCGAGCACTTCACTTTCCATATGGGGGGGCCGGGCGAGGTGATGACGGCGGGATGGGAGTTCGCGAAAAAGGGATACCAGTCCTATTGGGGACCAGGCCGACATCGGTTTGGATCCAACTGGTTTTGGTACTTCAACACTCCGTTCGGCTGCCATATCGAATACGACGCGGACATGGATCTTCACGACGACAACTGGGTGCCGCGCGAAGCAATGGCCGCAACCGACCTGTCACAGATCTTCCTGTTCGACTGGCGGGAGAAGTGGGCCCCGGGCGGCCCACCAACAGGGGCCGCGTAA
- a CDS encoding 3-keto-5-aminohexanoate cleavage protein: protein MSKRLPVIISCALTGAGDTRAKNPAVPATPQEIADQAIEAAGAGASIVHIHVRDPATGKSSTKYAYYEEVVQRIRASHCDVLINLTTGPGTMLKVPTDPPFRVESIADAELMTPRERVEHVVKLKPDICSLDVATMNFADAVFVNPINHLREMAALIAAAGVTMELEVFDFGHARLASHLIATGVIPASAYFQLCLSIPWGAPATPTVVAEIQRLLPAGANWSAFGVGPDQFPMVATASILGGHVRVGLEDNLYVSPGKLARDNAELVVKAARMIEDLGYEVASPDHARRTLLAA, encoded by the coding sequence ATGAGCAAGCGCCTTCCTGTCATCATCTCCTGCGCCCTGACTGGGGCCGGTGACACGCGAGCAAAGAATCCGGCGGTACCCGCCACCCCACAAGAGATTGCGGACCAAGCCATCGAGGCAGCGGGCGCAGGTGCGTCCATCGTTCACATCCACGTACGCGATCCTGCGACTGGAAAATCCTCGACAAAGTACGCCTACTACGAGGAAGTCGTGCAACGTATACGCGCTTCGCACTGCGATGTGCTGATCAATCTGACCACAGGCCCCGGTACGATGCTGAAGGTCCCGACGGATCCGCCATTCCGGGTGGAGTCCATTGCAGATGCCGAGTTGATGACACCGCGCGAGCGAGTGGAGCACGTAGTGAAGCTCAAACCTGACATCTGCAGCTTAGACGTCGCTACGATGAATTTCGCCGATGCCGTCTTTGTAAATCCCATCAACCACCTGCGTGAAATGGCTGCGCTGATTGCAGCGGCTGGGGTCACGATGGAGTTGGAAGTCTTCGATTTTGGCCATGCGCGCCTCGCGAGCCATTTGATAGCCACTGGCGTCATTCCAGCGAGTGCCTACTTTCAACTCTGCCTATCCATCCCTTGGGGCGCACCGGCGACTCCGACCGTAGTGGCTGAAATTCAGCGCTTGCTGCCCGCAGGCGCCAATTGGAGTGCATTTGGGGTCGGTCCAGACCAGTTTCCGATGGTGGCCACGGCATCCATACTTGGTGGGCACGTCAGGGTAGGTCTGGAAGACAATCTGTATGTGTCACCGGGCAAGCTCGCACGCGACAACGCTGAACTTGTCGTAAAGGCTGCGCGGATGATCGAGGATCTTGGCTATGAGGTTGCCTCGCCAGATCATGCTCGTCGCACCCTTCTTGCCGCCTAA
- a CDS encoding fumarylacetoacetate hydrolase family protein produces MKFSLGTFSQPGGSRFAGICFDEQVLALAAVHAEAVRGGARWASDASVLDLLQDWDVNLATMRILVEQLPSQHPLAVAMSTLNVHAPVDLPRQVLCTGANYRKHVVDLTMDMGVGPDGLEGDALRKWAEGMMDERLINGEPYVFPKLPSAITGAFEPVFLPVTTHKPDWELELAVIIGRPARNVRREEALDYVAGYSIVNDVSARDLIARTDYKMLGTDWLRSKSSPSFMPFGPTLVPACFVPDPQKLRITLKLNGQTMQDESTADMLFDVARQIEYISAHVQLWPGDLIATGSPAGNGTHYNRFLRGGDVMDSEIEGLGRQRSVCVKEGRFN; encoded by the coding sequence ATGAAGTTCTCCCTCGGAACTTTTTCGCAGCCCGGTGGGAGCCGCTTTGCAGGCATCTGCTTCGACGAACAGGTCCTTGCTCTTGCCGCTGTGCACGCTGAGGCGGTGCGCGGCGGCGCCCGATGGGCGAGCGACGCCTCCGTTCTTGACCTACTGCAGGACTGGGATGTCAACCTGGCAACGATGCGCATACTTGTGGAGCAGCTGCCCTCGCAACACCCATTGGCTGTGGCGATGTCTACTCTGAACGTTCACGCTCCCGTAGACCTGCCGCGACAGGTGTTGTGCACGGGAGCCAACTACCGCAAGCATGTCGTGGACCTCACCATGGATATGGGCGTCGGACCAGATGGTCTCGAGGGTGATGCATTGCGCAAGTGGGCCGAGGGAATGATGGACGAAAGATTGATCAATGGGGAGCCTTACGTATTCCCCAAATTGCCCTCGGCTATTACCGGCGCGTTCGAGCCGGTGTTCCTGCCGGTCACCACTCATAAGCCGGATTGGGAACTGGAGTTGGCGGTCATCATCGGCCGGCCTGCACGCAATGTTCGGCGTGAAGAGGCGCTCGACTATGTTGCTGGCTACTCAATCGTGAATGATGTCTCGGCGCGCGACCTCATCGCACGCACCGACTACAAGATGCTGGGTACAGACTGGCTGCGGTCCAAATCCTCCCCCAGTTTCATGCCCTTCGGGCCAACGCTCGTGCCTGCCTGTTTTGTACCGGATCCTCAGAAGCTGCGTATCACGCTCAAGCTGAATGGACAAACGATGCAGGATGAATCCACCGCCGACATGCTGTTCGATGTGGCGCGCCAGATCGAGTACATCAGCGCGCATGTGCAGCTATGGCCCGGAGATCTCATCGCCACAGGTTCACCGGCGGGCAATGGCACCCACTACAACCGCTTCCTGCGGGGTGGTGATGTGATGGATTCGGAAATTGAAGGTTTGGGCAGGCAGCGCAGCGTTTGCGTAAAAGAAGGCCGGTTCAATTGA